One stretch of Nicotiana tabacum cultivar K326 chromosome 18, ASM71507v2, whole genome shotgun sequence DNA includes these proteins:
- the LOC142172849 gene encoding nicotine N-demethylase CYP82E4-like, whose protein sequence is MFFPIEAIVGAVTLITFLLYFLCTKESQKHSKPLPTKIPGGWPVIGHLFHFNNDGDDRPLARKLGDLADKYGPVFTFRLGLPLVLVVSSYEALKDCFSTNDAIFSNRPAFLYGEYLGYNNTMLFLANYGPYWRKNRKLVIQEVLSASRLEKFKQVRFTRIQTSIKNLYTRINGNSSTINLSDWLEELNFGLIVKMIAGKNYESGKGDEQVERFKNAFKDFMILSMEFVLWDAFPIPLFKWVDFQGHIKAMKRTFKDIDSVFQNWLEEHINKREKMEVGAEGNEQDFIDVVLSKLSKEYLDEGYSRDTVIKATVFSLVLDAADTVALHINWGMALLINNQNALKKAQEEIDTKVGKDRWVEESDIKDLVYLQAIVKEVLRLYPPGPLLVPHENVEDCVVSGYHIPKGTRLFANVMKLQRDPKLWPNPDNFDPERFVADFRGQHYEYIPFGSGRRSCPGMTYALQVEHLTMAHLIQGFNYRTPTNEPLDMKEGAGITIRKVNSVEVLIKPRLAPELY, encoded by the exons ATGTTTTTTCCCATAGAAGCCATTGTAGGAGCAGTAACCCTAATTACATTTCTCTTATACTTCCTATGTACAAAAGAATCTCAAAAACATTCAAAGCCCTTACCAACGAAAATCCCCGGAGGATGGCCGGTAATCGGCCATCTTTTCCACTTCAATAACGACGGCGACGACCGTCCATTAGCTCGAAAACTCGGAGACTTAGCTGATAAATACGGCCCCGTTTTCACTTTTCGGCTAGGTCTTCCCCTTGTGCTAGTTGTAAGCAGTTACGAAGCTTTAAAAGATTGCTTCTCTACAAATGACGCCATTTTCTCCAATCGTCCAGCTTTTCTTTACGGCGAATACCTTGGCTACAATAATACAATGCTTTTTCTAGCAAATTACGGACCTTACTGGCGAAAAAATCGTAAATTAGTCATTCAGGAAGTTCTCTCTGCTAGTCGTCTCGAAAAATTCAAACAAGTGAGATTCACCAGAATTCAAACGAGCATTAAGAATTTATACACTCGAATTAATGGAAATTCGAGTACGATAAATCTAAGTGATTGGTTAGAAGAATTGAATTTTGGTCTGATCGTGAAAATGATCGCGGGGAAAAATTATGAATCCGGTAAAGGAGATGAACAAGTGGAAAGATTTAAGAATGCGTTTAAggattttatgattttatcaaTGGAATTTGTATTATGGGATGCATTTCCAATTCCATTATTTAAATGGGTGGATTTTCAAGGTCATATTAAGGCAATGAAAAGGACATTTAAGGATATAGATTCTGTTTTTCAGAACTGGTTAGAGGAACATattaataaaagagaaaaaatggagGTTGGTGCAGAAGGGAATGAACAAGATTTCATTGATGTGGTGCTTTCAAAATTGAGTAAAGAATATCTTGATGAAGGTTACTCTCGTGATACTGTCATTAAAGCGACAGTTTTT AGTTTGGTCTTGGATGCTGCGGACACAGTTGCTCTTCACATAAATTGGGGTATGGCATTACTGATCAACAATCAAAATGCCTTGAAAAAAGCACAAGAAGAGATAGACACAAAAGTTGGCAAGGATAGATGGGTAGAAGAGAGTGATATTAAGGATTTGGTGTACCTCCAAGCTATTGTCAAAGAAGTGTTACGATTGTATCCACCAGGACCTTTGTTAGTACCACATGAAAATGTAGAGGATTGTGTTGTTAGTGGATATCACATTCCTAAAGGGACTAGACTATTTGCGAATGTCATGAAACTGCAACGCGATCCTAAACTCTGGCCAAATCCTGATAATTTCGATCCAGAGAGATTCGTCGCTGACTTCCGTGGTCAGCACTATGAGTATATCCCGTTTGGTTCTGGAAGACGATCTTGTCCGGGGATGACTTATGCATTGCAAGTGGAACATCTAACAATGGCACATTTGATCCAAGGTTTCAATTACAGGACTCCAACTAACGAGCCCTTGGATATGAAGGAAGGTGCAGGCATAACTATACGTAAGGTAAATTCTGTGGAAGTGCTAATTAAGCCTCGCCTGGCACCTGAGCTTTATTAA